The Methanosarcina vacuolata Z-761 genome includes a window with the following:
- a CDS encoding lipopolysaccharide biosynthesis protein — protein MKVRMLNSREPQDVFSKQVPKNLITNILYFIVNLASGLFLVPYFINSLGVASYAMIPLATSFTAYVNLIMVSLNTSVSRPITIELQKKEFKKANVTFNTALFGTLGIILLMFPVVVLLSYYSPSFFEVPSNQENTTRLLFLGVLSAFLLRAWGSNFGVSIFAYNRLDFLNIINAINILVQVGLIVLLFKLYSPNLAYIGLAYLIAAIIAFALTVFFSCRINPHLKINIKDFCRSKVKEISGMAGWVIISQIGSLLFLQIDLIIVTKLFGTLAGGEYSIAFTWSSMLRTIAGVFINILTPVILNYYIRGRIEDLISLSKSAIKLTGFALALPIGFICGFAPQLLSLWVGPEFVKLSPLMLIMLSHLAINLPVMLLFDINVAYNKVRVPGIVTFCMGIGNFLLEIMLPLLTGWGYYGVAIAGAIVLTLKNALFIPWYATKVLGIPRTTFVSSMLPGFLAVFIIAGSCRFINFFVPISGFGALIISGIAVTIVYIGSIWTFTKGNAEYQMVMSMIPSAIKHRLKLNIKSSTK, from the coding sequence ATGAAGGTAAGAATGTTAAATTCAAGAGAGCCTCAGGATGTCTTCAGCAAGCAAGTGCCTAAGAATCTCATAACCAATATTTTATATTTTATAGTCAACCTCGCTAGTGGGCTATTCTTAGTACCATATTTTATTAATTCACTTGGTGTTGCGAGCTATGCAATGATCCCACTAGCGACATCTTTTACAGCTTATGTAAATTTAATTATGGTATCACTTAATACCTCAGTTTCAAGACCTATAACGATTGAATTACAGAAAAAAGAGTTTAAAAAAGCAAATGTGACCTTTAACACTGCTCTATTTGGAACACTTGGAATTATTCTACTCATGTTTCCTGTAGTAGTTCTACTATCGTATTATTCTCCTTCCTTTTTTGAAGTTCCGTCAAACCAGGAAAATACTACGAGACTCCTTTTTCTTGGAGTTCTAAGTGCCTTCCTATTGCGGGCCTGGGGCAGTAATTTTGGAGTTTCTATTTTCGCCTACAATAGACTTGACTTTCTAAACATAATAAATGCCATAAATATTCTTGTTCAGGTTGGCCTAATAGTACTATTATTTAAGTTATATTCTCCAAATCTTGCTTACATAGGGTTAGCTTATCTGATCGCTGCCATAATTGCCTTTGCTCTTACTGTCTTTTTCTCATGCAGGATAAACCCTCATCTTAAGATAAATATAAAAGACTTTTGCAGATCAAAAGTAAAGGAAATTTCAGGGATGGCAGGCTGGGTCATCATTAGTCAGATCGGTTCTCTTCTGTTTCTCCAGATAGATCTTATAATTGTAACCAAATTATTTGGTACTCTTGCAGGTGGAGAATACTCAATAGCCTTTACATGGAGTTCAATGCTACGCACTATTGCAGGTGTGTTTATAAATATACTTACACCGGTGATTTTAAATTACTATATAAGGGGCAGAATTGAAGACCTTATAAGTTTATCAAAAAGTGCCATAAAACTTACAGGGTTTGCACTTGCTCTTCCAATTGGATTTATCTGTGGTTTTGCTCCACAACTCCTTTCCCTCTGGGTAGGCCCTGAATTTGTAAAACTCTCGCCACTCATGTTAATAATGCTGTCTCACCTTGCAATTAATCTTCCAGTAATGCTTCTCTTTGATATCAACGTTGCATACAACAAGGTACGAGTTCCAGGAATTGTCACATTTTGTATGGGAATAGGCAATTTTTTACTGGAAATAATGCTTCCGCTCCTCACTGGCTGGGGATATTATGGTGTTGCAATTGCAGGAGCGATTGTATTAACCCTTAAAAATGCACTTTTTATTCCCTGGTATGCTACTAAGGTCCTTGGAATTCCAAGAACCACTTTTGTGAGTTCCATGCTTCCTGGGTTCTTAGCAGTGTTTATAATAGCGGGTTCTTGCAGGTTTATTAATTTTTTTGTACCGATTTCAGGGTTTGGAGCCTTGATTATATCTGGAATCGCTGTAACAATAGTATATATAGGTAGCATATGGACCTTTACTAAAGGAAATGCCGAATATCAAATGGTAATGTCTATGATTCCTTCTGCTATAAAACACAGACTTAAACTAAATATTAAAAGCAGTACGAAATAA